One segment of Candidatus Gorgyraea atricola DNA contains the following:
- a CDS encoding peptidylprolyl isomerase, whose translation MATATARHILVKTQEEAENIKKQIENGADFGELAKKLSKCPSGKQGGDLGSFSPGQMVKEFDQVVFNEEVNKVHGPVKTQFGVHLIEITSRT comes from the coding sequence ATGGCTACAGCAACTGCGCGGCATATTTTGGTTAAGACACAGGAGGAAGCTGAAAATATCAAAAAACAGATCGAAAACGGGGCGGATTTTGGTGAATTAGCTAAAAAACTTTCTAAATGCCCTTCTGGCAAGCAGGGAGGAGACCTGGGAAGCTTTTCGCCAGGTCAAATGGTAAAGGAATTTGATCAGGTCGTGTTCAACGAAGAAGTAAATAAAGTCCATGGCCCTGTTAAAACACAATTCGGGGTTCACCTTATTGAAATAACCAGTCGAACATAG
- a CDS encoding PfkB family carbohydrate kinase — translation MPIDILFLGGTSIDLIQKSRGPASAFFTASVGGGITNSSIIAAKLGLKVAMLSRIGKDPLGDWAIKELGRFGVNTKGVIQDSNIKTPLAVANIDRHGNSKYTFYKNSPKDSIVPLISVPKSLLNSCKAFHFGSSFSYQKESSEEALKYVKYLKKRGIFISFDPNIRPYAIKDKKAAKNRVLRLLEWVDLARFSEIDLEFLGLKKRLKCKVILTLGAKGSEYLDCKGKLIKVPAKKVKVVDTIGAGDAFNAALLYRIIKIGGRQVFFNIKPHLTFASKIASQICAKSGSH, via the coding sequence ATGCCAATAGATATCCTTTTCTTAGGCGGCACTTCTATAGATCTGATCCAAAAAAGCCGAGGCCCAGCCTCGGCTTTTTTTACAGCCTCGGTAGGGGGTGGGATAACCAATTCTAGCATAATAGCAGCTAAATTAGGGCTAAAAGTGGCTATGCTCAGCAGGATAGGTAAGGATCCGCTGGGGGATTGGGCTATAAAGGAGCTAGGGCGATTTGGAGTAAATACTAAAGGTGTTATACAAGACTCTAACATTAAAACACCTCTTGCAGTAGCTAATATTGACCGCCATGGCAATTCCAAGTACACCTTCTATAAGAACTCGCCAAAAGACTCGATTGTACCTTTAATAAGCGTGCCAAAAAGCCTATTAAACAGCTGCAAGGCCTTTCATTTTGGCTCAAGTTTTTCCTATCAGAAAGAAAGCTCGGAAGAGGCCTTGAAATACGTGAAATACCTTAAAAAAAGAGGCATCTTTATCTCATTTGACCCAAACATCAGGCCATATGCTATAAAGGATAAAAAAGCAGCCAAAAACCGCGTTTTAAGACTCTTAGAATGGGTAGATCTAGCAAGATTCAGCGAGATAGACCTTGAGTTCCTAGGGCTTAAAAAAAGACTGAAATGCAAGGTCATATTAACTCTAGGAGCAAAGGGCTCAGAGTATTTAGATTGTAAGGGTAAACTAATAAAAGTCCCGGCCAAAAAAGTCAAAGTCGTTGACACAATCGGCGCAGGAGACGCCTTTAACGCAGCTTTACTTTACAGGATTATAAAAATAGGAGGGAGGCAGGTATTTTTCAATATAAAACCCCATCTAACCTTTGCCTCAAAAATCGCTTCTCAGATCTGCGCTAAAAGCGGCTCGCATTAA
- a CDS encoding class I SAM-dependent methyltransferase encodes MKIEKGYKFRLISILLVAAFLCPNPACSSNTLRLPLKNDKTRLIKAQKKLLSEKYQITFLSRNDALLHLKNTATVPLVYTEKPIAKNRALKLINKGEGFIAEKEDGTRVLVSISTDPYALTDIDKYDRSKHLWDKVHIDDDKEVLLYQQQSNLRDNIFTQRNPYAKVLVENIPAIIKRLKDEGNSLKRIAEIGTGRGLISIVFAELTPATTRVVAVDKEKEAVERALENAKLNGVEDKIEGRVGNLLSALKSGEKFDLIVFDLPLIPRDMKDFPDGSPEFEKYTDLKSMFGGVDGRYYIDYMIERAYESLNENGAIIFTHPDFTRLDWTTKKLAENGLTPWHPEKPDTEACVIDKEKGYIGALTNRLKPYIEKRLGFEFPEDKNNFIFNACVVGGLKKTGQIKSLFWETPVETYDFPKDFEGIEGLNPIKLWFEAFDKVGLKDKVIVEARGSMVQSSLTGTDLPFWTIMGDIDLAFYIDSDDPYPMYSKAQDALIAIMEERKIPWGWIEVYVGEEDYLRRIQLGSGEKRIHFETEFHRYNELAANFLGPFYKYYGENNIVGKTNKILNKIPPDEILSRLNSKYDTFCALLNLKVQELLLNNINTKPLKVLAWFSELRGLSTLKEEILNKILDYEKKSTTITDEKDLCLIRDDILFDVAKYSKLLVPSDSMSGKIVYNSLANLEAWKETRFKKNILVESETQTNMEEVIAQIKKHYTLLMKDARFGILNINEDLQKNL; translated from the coding sequence ATGAAGATTGAAAAAGGGTATAAATTTAGGCTAATAAGCATACTTCTCGTGGCAGCCTTTTTATGCCCAAATCCTGCCTGTTCGTCAAACACATTAAGACTCCCTTTAAAAAATGATAAAACCCGCTTAATAAAAGCTCAAAAAAAACTACTCTCTGAAAAGTATCAAATAACATTTCTAAGTAGAAATGATGCATTGTTGCACCTTAAGAATACAGCTACAGTCCCATTAGTTTATACTGAAAAACCAATAGCTAAAAACCGCGCCTTGAAACTAATAAATAAAGGTGAGGGCTTTATAGCAGAAAAAGAGGACGGGACAAGAGTACTCGTATCAATCTCGACTGACCCGTATGCTCTTACAGATATAGATAAATATGACAGAAGCAAACATCTCTGGGATAAAGTACACATAGATGATGACAAAGAGGTCTTGCTTTACCAACAACAAAGCAATTTACGAGACAATATATTCACCCAAAGAAACCCCTACGCAAAAGTATTAGTCGAAAATATACCCGCTATCATAAAAAGACTAAAAGACGAAGGCAATTCCCTTAAAAGGATAGCTGAAATCGGAACAGGAAGAGGCCTTATATCAATAGTCTTTGCTGAATTAACGCCTGCAACAACGCGCGTTGTTGCAGTAGACAAAGAAAAAGAAGCAGTGGAGAGAGCTCTAGAAAATGCAAAGCTTAACGGGGTAGAAGATAAGATTGAAGGAAGAGTAGGTAATCTACTATCTGCCCTAAAATCAGGTGAGAAATTCGACCTGATTGTTTTTGACCTCCCGCTCATACCTAGGGACATGAAAGATTTTCCAGATGGCTCGCCAGAGTTCGAAAAATACACAGACCTTAAATCCATGTTTGGCGGCGTAGACGGCCGTTACTACATAGACTATATGATAGAAAGGGCTTACGAGTCCCTAAATGAAAATGGCGCTATCATATTTACCCATCCAGACTTTACCAGGTTAGACTGGACAACAAAAAAACTAGCAGAAAACGGCCTCACACCCTGGCATCCAGAAAAACCTGATACTGAAGCCTGCGTTATTGATAAAGAAAAAGGCTATATCGGAGCATTGACTAATAGGTTAAAGCCTTATATCGAAAAAAGACTGGGGTTTGAATTTCCAGAGGACAAAAACAATTTTATTTTTAATGCCTGTGTAGTAGGGGGATTGAAAAAAACAGGGCAGATAAAATCGCTCTTTTGGGAAACGCCTGTTGAGACGTATGATTTTCCAAAAGACTTTGAAGGTATAGAAGGATTAAACCCTATAAAACTATGGTTCGAGGCTTTTGATAAAGTAGGATTAAAAGACAAGGTAATCGTTGAGGCAAGAGGCTCTATGGTTCAATCTAGTCTTACTGGAACAGACCTGCCATTCTGGACTATCATGGGTGATATTGATCTAGCATTTTATATTGATTCCGACGATCCTTATCCTATGTATAGCAAAGCACAAGATGCACTTATAGCTATTATGGAGGAAAGAAAAATACCGTGGGGTTGGATTGAAGTTTATGTAGGAGAGGAGGATTATCTGCGTCGCATTCAACTTGGATCAGGAGAAAAACGAATTCATTTTGAAACAGAGTTCCATCGTTACAATGAGCTGGCAGCAAACTTTTTAGGCCCGTTTTATAAATATTATGGCGAAAACAATATCGTAGGGAAAACAAATAAAATCCTTAACAAAATACCACCTGATGAAATTCTATCAAGACTTAATAGTAAATATGACACATTTTGTGCCTTACTAAATCTTAAAGTGCAGGAACTACTCCTAAATAATATTAATACCAAACCATTAAAAGTCCTTGCATGGTTCTCTGAATTAAGAGGTCTTTCGACCCTTAAGGAAGAAATCCTAAACAAGATCTTAGACTACGAAAAAAAATCAACAACCATTACTGATGAGAAAGATCTTTGTCTTATCCGCGATGACATTCTGTTTGATGTCGCCAAATATAGCAAACTACTTGTTCCGTCAGACTCAATGAGTGGAAAGATAGTTTATAATAGTTTAGCTAATTTAGAAGCATGGAAGGAAACAAGATTTAAGAAAAACATCCTCGTTGAATCGGAAACACAAACAAACATGGAAGAAGTAATAGCACAGATAAAAAAGCACTACACCCTTCTTATGAAAGACGCAAGATTTGGCATTTTAAACATAAACGAGGACCTTCAAAAAAATCTCTAA
- a CDS encoding PilZ domain-containing protein encodes MKNDRRIEKRYEVLLKAEYKDPITGVNGEGLTKNICSRGIMLPVNSMIAKGTVLDIKIEDPNSTALISTKAEVAWIEELINGDDVEDTLYQVGMKLLKKKLY; translated from the coding sequence ATGAAAAATGACCGCAGGATTGAAAAAAGATACGAAGTCCTTCTTAAAGCAGAGTACAAAGACCCCATTACAGGTGTTAATGGAGAAGGGTTGACAAAAAACATATGCTCTAGAGGCATAATGCTGCCTGTAAACTCCATGATCGCAAAAGGCACTGTATTGGATATAAAAATAGAAGATCCTAATAGCACCGCTCTTATATCAACAAAGGCAGAAGTCGCATGGATAGAAGAGCTTATTAATGGTGATGATGTAGAAGATACGCTATACCAGGTAGGCATGAAACTCTTGAAAAAGAAGCTCTATTAA
- a CDS encoding PilZ domain-containing protein gives MPIGTDSRLFERLEGELAVRYSPRGSDREFCTTTKNVSGGGARMSLLKKLEPGTVLDLEIFRYNTDLKVRCSAKVVWVWDEPTHKDDEQHFEAGIQFKNAHLLYIGRLMDYLEKQNNLS, from the coding sequence ATGCCTATTGGAACAGATAGCCGGCTCTTTGAGCGCTTAGAGGGAGAGTTGGCTGTGAGGTACAGTCCGCGAGGAAGCGACAGGGAATTTTGCACCACTACCAAAAATGTAAGTGGTGGAGGCGCCAGGATGAGTCTGTTGAAAAAATTAGAGCCAGGCACAGTACTGGATCTCGAGATATTCCGATATAATACTGACCTGAAGGTCAGGTGCAGCGCTAAGGTCGTATGGGTCTGGGACGAACCCACGCATAAAGACGATGAACAGCATTTTGAAGCAGGTATACAATTTAAAAATGCCCACCTTCTTTACATAGGTAGGCTTATGGATTATCTGGAAAAACAAAATAATTTGTCATGA
- a CDS encoding M48 family metallopeptidase — MCCVLTLCGCATVYNPATGQKEFIFITTATEVSIGKAVSAKVASQYKLSNDVEKNNRVREIGKKIAGVSDRKDLVYKFYVIEEEDLNAFTSPGGYLYINSGLLDKATDDELACVIGHEVGHVAARHIAKKMQAQIGYTILMNIAMRKAGLEDMQTAASISYNLIMLGYSREDELLSDRLGVKYAHKAGYDPYAMISFLKKLKESGKKSIGPAFLRSHPYASDRIKMLEKEIPGIIDKADKKVEAASVAPVASNKERPRKAMCPECRRIFPGTTNYCPYDGTKLE; from the coding sequence TTGTGCTGTGTTTTAACATTGTGCGGATGCGCCACTGTCTATAACCCTGCCACAGGCCAAAAAGAATTCATCTTCATAACCACCGCTACAGAAGTATCCATAGGTAAGGCAGTTTCCGCGAAAGTCGCCAGTCAATATAAGCTAAGCAATGACGTTGAGAAAAATAATCGCGTAAGAGAGATAGGCAAGAAAATAGCAGGGGTCTCTGATCGCAAGGACCTCGTGTATAAATTTTATGTCATAGAAGAGGAAGATCTAAACGCGTTTACCAGCCCTGGCGGGTACCTCTATATAAATTCCGGACTCCTGGATAAGGCCACAGATGATGAGCTTGCTTGCGTAATAGGACATGAGGTGGGGCATGTTGCCGCCAGGCACATCGCCAAAAAGATGCAGGCGCAGATAGGCTATACCATATTGATGAATATTGCCATGCGCAAAGCAGGCCTTGAGGATATGCAGACAGCTGCCTCGATCAGCTATAATCTTATTATGCTTGGCTACTCCAGGGAAGACGAACTCCTATCAGACAGGCTTGGCGTAAAATACGCGCATAAGGCAGGGTATGACCCTTATGCGATGATATCTTTCCTGAAAAAGCTAAAAGAATCAGGCAAAAAGAGTATAGGCCCCGCGTTTCTGCGCAGCCATCCCTATGCCTCTGACAGAATAAAGATGCTAGAAAAGGAAATTCCTGGTATAATAGATAAGGCTGATAAAAAGGTAGAGGCAGCTTCTGTTGCACCAGTTGCCTCTAATAAAGAAAGACCTCGTAAAGCAATGTGCCCTGAATGCAGGCGTATCTTTCCGGGTACTACAAACTATTGCCCTTACGACGGCACAAAATTAGAATGA
- a CDS encoding GatB/YqeY domain-containing protein, with the protein MSKLEKRIGEDLKESIKSRDSIRTSTLRMITASMQNLAIEKKTKELDDSDILKIISKQVKQHQDSIENFKKGERPDLVEKEEKELEILKAYLPEQLGEKEVEAAVKKVIAETGASSKADFGKVMKGAMQELKARADGKIVSSIVQKLLP; encoded by the coding sequence ATGAGTAAACTGGAAAAAAGAATTGGGGAAGACCTGAAGGAATCTATAAAAAGCAGGGATTCGATACGCACCTCAACGCTGCGCATGATAACCGCCTCCATGCAGAATCTCGCCATAGAAAAAAAGACTAAAGAACTCGACGACAGCGACATCCTCAAAATAATCTCTAAACAGGTAAAGCAGCACCAGGATTCCATAGAGAACTTCAAAAAGGGCGAGAGACCTGACCTCGTGGAAAAGGAAGAGAAGGAACTTGAAATACTTAAGGCATATCTGCCTGAGCAGTTAGGCGAAAAAGAAGTAGAGGCTGCTGTAAAAAAGGTCATAGCTGAGACAGGCGCGAGCTCCAAGGCCGACTTTGGCAAGGTAATGAAGGGAGCTATGCAGGAATTAAAAGCCCGCGCAGATGGGAAGATCGTAAGCAGCATCGTACAAAAGCTACTGCCATAA
- a CDS encoding PilZ domain-containing protein, with protein sequence MREKRRFIRFDIALKVLYVVRKDPRLETTAITKDVSAGGLELLTKEKMMPGSKIALIIEIPEALNPVHLNGTIVWSKEAGGDKKSSYSTGIEFEKIEEDNKSTFLRFLCNLMYEKLGKKEGGRSK encoded by the coding sequence ATGAGAGAGAAAAGAAGATTTATAAGATTTGACATTGCCCTGAAAGTGCTTTATGTGGTCCGGAAAGATCCCAGGCTTGAAACTACAGCTATTACTAAAGACGTAAGCGCGGGAGGACTGGAACTATTGACTAAAGAAAAGATGATGCCTGGAAGCAAGATAGCACTTATTATAGAAATACCTGAGGCGCTAAATCCTGTGCACCTTAATGGCACGATAGTCTGGTCTAAAGAAGCGGGCGGGGATAAAAAATCATCCTATAGTACAGGTATTGAATTCGAAAAAATAGAGGAAGATAATAAAAGTACATTCTTGAGGTTCCTGTGTAACCTGATGTATGAAAAACTCGGGAAAAAGGAAGGCGGTAGATCTAAATGA
- a CDS encoding dCMP deaminase family protein, with translation MKRLKNTKRPEWDEYFLKLAYLVAERSTCLRHHVGAVIVRDRQILTTGYNGAASGVKDCLKLGCLRNEKGIPSGERHEICRAIHAEQNAIIQAGLHGIDVSGSTIYCTHSPCILCAKMIVNAKIKQFITCGKYIDKSFESLFKEAGVKYKAISKPGLKITMLE, from the coding sequence ATGAAACGATTAAAAAATACAAAAAGACCTGAATGGGATGAATATTTTTTGAAGCTGGCATACCTTGTGGCCGAGCGCTCCACCTGTCTCAGGCATCATGTGGGCGCGGTCATAGTAAGAGACAGGCAGATCCTTACTACCGGATATAATGGCGCGGCAAGCGGAGTAAAAGATTGCCTGAAGTTAGGCTGTCTCAGAAATGAAAAGGGCATACCTTCAGGAGAAAGGCACGAGATATGCCGGGCCATACATGCTGAACAAAACGCGATAATACAGGCAGGGCTTCACGGCATAGATGTCTCAGGCAGCACCATTTATTGCACGCATTCTCCATGCATACTTTGCGCCAAAATGATAGTAAACGCGAAAATAAAACAGTTCATAACATGCGGCAAATATATTGATAAGAGCTTCGAGTCCCTTTTTAAAGAAGCAGGCGTGAAATACAAGGCCATATCTAAGCCCGGCCTTAAAATAACAATGCTGGAGTGA
- a CDS encoding AAA family ATPase, translating into MIIGLTGPNASGKGEAARYIESKGFVYHSLSDILRDEAKRLSIEPLRENLIKLGNKLRRKNKASFLAEETIKKLAPAQNHIVDSIRNPAEVEALKRLDDFILVGVNAPVEMRFKRGIDRKRPGDAQTLDDFIEKEKKENKNDPRNQQLKKCLQLVDALIINDSTLEKFYKKIDETIKKYKKT; encoded by the coding sequence ATGATAATAGGTCTCACAGGCCCTAATGCGTCAGGAAAAGGCGAGGCAGCTAGGTATATAGAATCAAAAGGGTTTGTTTATCACTCGCTCTCAGATATACTGAGAGATGAGGCAAAGCGCTTAAGTATAGAACCTTTGCGTGAAAACCTGATAAAGCTGGGAAATAAGCTAAGGCGCAAAAACAAGGCCTCGTTTCTGGCGGAAGAGACCATAAAAAAACTTGCGCCGGCGCAAAACCATATAGTCGATTCCATAAGGAATCCCGCTGAAGTGGAAGCGCTGAAGAGGCTGGATGATTTTATATTAGTAGGCGTGAACGCGCCTGTGGAAATGCGTTTCAAGAGAGGCATAGACAGAAAAAGGCCTGGCGACGCCCAGACCCTTGATGATTTTATAGAAAAAGAAAAAAAGGAAAATAAGAACGATCCGCGAAACCAGCAGCTTAAAAAATGTCTCCAGCTCGTGGATGCACTGATCATAAACGATTCGACCTTAGAGAAGTTTTATAAAAAGATAGATGAAACGATTAAAAAATACAAAAAGACCTGA
- the metG gene encoding methionine--tRNA ligase subunit beta codes for MTPGRKVERMISFEEFKKLSIKIARIKEVNDHPDADKLYVVKVDLGGEERVLVAGIKKAYKPEELIGKLVAVVENMQPATIRGVESNGMILAASDAENIVVMCPDKDISLGATVK; via the coding sequence ATAACCCCAGGTAGAAAGGTTGAACGCATGATCTCTTTTGAAGAATTTAAAAAGCTCAGCATCAAAATAGCCAGGATAAAGGAAGTAAATGATCACCCTGACGCGGACAAGCTTTACGTGGTCAAGGTAGATCTTGGCGGAGAAGAAAGAGTGCTGGTCGCTGGAATAAAAAAGGCCTATAAGCCAGAGGAATTAATAGGTAAGCTTGTAGCAGTAGTGGAGAACATGCAGCCTGCTACAATAAGAGGCGTAGAGAGCAACGGCATGATACTCGCTGCCAGTGACGCGGAAAACATAGTTGTAATGTGTCCTGACAAAGACATATCATTGGGGGCAACAGTTAAGTAA
- a CDS encoding PilZ domain-containing protein, which translates to MYLVYALTLSILLFILIMLWREEKRLRNDVTLGLARRYWILREKRKYVRFNEEIKIRYDLVQNPSNRFNSKTVNVSQKGLCLVTYEKLKEKSCIDLEIDVPGFSKPAKLIGQVAWTKDLHNQDAQGRRLFYAGVKFIKINPAVEAMLLTHLNTLTRP; encoded by the coding sequence ATGTACCTTGTATATGCTCTTACATTAAGCATACTTTTATTTATATTGATAATGTTATGGCGGGAAGAGAAGAGGCTTCGAAACGATGTAACTCTGGGCCTGGCGCGCAGATACTGGATCCTGCGGGAGAAGAGAAAATACGTCAGGTTTAATGAAGAAATAAAAATAAGGTACGACCTGGTACAAAACCCCTCTAATAGGTTCAATTCCAAAACAGTAAACGTATCACAAAAAGGGCTCTGCCTGGTTACATATGAAAAATTAAAAGAAAAGTCCTGTATAGACCTGGAGATAGATGTCCCGGGATTTTCAAAGCCTGCAAAGCTGATCGGGCAGGTCGCCTGGACAAAAGACCTGCATAATCAGGACGCGCAGGGCAGACGCCTATTTTACGCCGGTGTTAAATTTATTAAAATAAATCCTGCGGTTGAAGCGATGTTATTGACGCATCTGAACACATTGACACGACCATAA
- a CDS encoding DUF362 domain-containing protein, whose protein sequence is MQDNKVYLKRIEDWNSIDAINDAILSMWQKIEPINFIKKNDFVGIKLTFGEEGTSGYIKAPWLSKFITHLRQKTDNVFIVETNTLYREKRSNAVGHTHVAHSHGYDLKSIGIPIIIADGLHGRSGQNVAIRGDHLENVKLAKGICETDALICLSHVTGHMQTGFAGSLKNLGMGCASRAGKLVQHSKTLPEITSEKCIGCASCVDVCPANAIGLKKKKALLVKERCIGCGECVVVCRSGAIQIKYDENVVKMQEKMVEYALGVKNVFGQKIAYMNFLYGITKDCDCMANNEAPITPDIGIIGGMDPVAVDQASIDMAKIESFKEAHTEIDPLVQIKHAENIKLGSSRYELLEV, encoded by the coding sequence ATGCAGGATAATAAGGTATATCTTAAAAGGATCGAGGACTGGAATTCTATCGACGCGATAAACGATGCTATTCTTTCAATGTGGCAGAAGATCGAGCCAATAAATTTCATAAAAAAGAATGATTTTGTTGGGATCAAGCTGACCTTTGGAGAAGAAGGGACTTCTGGTTACATAAAGGCTCCGTGGCTTTCTAAATTTATAACTCATCTCAGGCAAAAGACAGATAATGTTTTTATTGTCGAGACTAATACGCTTTACAGAGAAAAACGTTCAAATGCCGTCGGTCACACCCATGTTGCGCATAGTCACGGATATGATTTAAAGAGTATCGGCATACCAATAATAATAGCGGACGGGCTCCATGGGAGAAGTGGTCAAAATGTAGCTATCCGCGGTGATCATCTTGAAAATGTCAAACTGGCCAAAGGAATATGCGAGACAGACGCGCTTATTTGTCTCTCACATGTAACCGGTCATATGCAGACAGGCTTTGCAGGCTCTCTGAAAAATCTGGGCATGGGCTGTGCCAGTCGGGCCGGCAAACTCGTGCAGCACTCTAAAACACTGCCTGAGATAACTTCGGAGAAATGCATCGGCTGCGCTAGCTGCGTGGATGTCTGCCCGGCAAACGCAATAGGATTAAAGAAGAAAAAGGCGCTGCTTGTAAAGGAAAGGTGCATCGGCTGCGGGGAATGCGTTGTTGTCTGCAGATCAGGCGCCATCCAGATAAAATACGACGAAAATGTTGTAAAAATGCAGGAAAAGATGGTAGAATATGCGTTAGGTGTTAAAAATGTCTTTGGTCAAAAAATAGCCTATATGAATTTTTTGTACGGCATAACAAAGGACTGTGACTGCATGGCAAATAATGAAGCGCCTATTACCCCGGATATAGGTATAATAGGCGGCATGGATCCTGTGGCTGTTGACCAGGCATCGATTGATATGGCGAAGATCGAAAGCTTTAAAGAGGCTCACACTGAAATAGACCCTCTTGTGCAGATAAAACATGCTGAAAATATAAAATTAGGGTCGAGCCGGTACGAACTCTTAGAGGTGTAA
- a CDS encoding DUF4416 family protein: MPRQVKLIIGMLAKDKKLFDKTEEFFIKEFGEMDYKSPVLKFDYTDYYKKEMGQPLKRKFVSFKRLIPPERISKIKAITNSLEQKLAIKKKGLLKRRVNIDPGYISDAKLVLATTKNYSHRICIARGIYAEVTLGWRKGGFQPFDWTYPDYRTKKYLSILNNIRNTYIEKGRHAG, encoded by the coding sequence ATGCCTCGACAAGTAAAGCTTATCATTGGAATGCTGGCAAAAGACAAAAAACTCTTCGACAAGACCGAAGAGTTTTTTATTAAAGAATTCGGAGAGATGGACTATAAAAGCCCTGTGCTTAAGTTCGATTATACGGATTATTATAAAAAAGAAATGGGCCAGCCATTGAAAAGAAAGTTTGTCTCATTTAAAAGACTTATCCCGCCTGAACGCATATCAAAGATAAAGGCCATTACGAATTCCCTTGAACAAAAACTCGCGATAAAGAAAAAGGGCCTGCTGAAACGGCGGGTAAATATCGATCCGGGATACATCTCGGACGCGAAATTGGTCCTGGCTACTACAAAGAACTACTCACACAGGATATGCATAGCCAGGGGCATATACGCTGAGGTGACCCTCGGGTGGAGAAAAGGGGGCTTCCAGCCCTTTGACTGGACCTACCCTGATTACAGGACAAAAAAGTACCTTAGTATTTTAAACAACATCAGAAACACGTACATTGAAAAGGGGAGACATGCAGGATAA
- a CDS encoding PilZ domain-containing protein — protein MIEERRKHQRAKRQIPLKIADKGFDVITETADISSSGINCRITRLLPLMSKIVVVLLVPTKQNGSHTRKIRCKGVVVRSDPVILQDVEKAHYNVAIFFTDISKKDQKIIDAYMGPGGEIEEEIHIT, from the coding sequence ATGATAGAAGAGCGTCGCAAACATCAACGCGCCAAAAGGCAGATACCGCTTAAGATCGCTGACAAGGGTTTTGATGTAATAACAGAAACAGCGGATATAAGTTCATCCGGGATAAATTGCCGCATAACCAGGCTTCTGCCATTGATGTCAAAGATAGTGGTCGTCCTTCTTGTCCCTACAAAGCAAAATGGAAGCCATACCAGGAAGATCAGGTGCAAAGGAGTTGTGGTCAGGTCCGATCCTGTAATATTGCAGGATGTTGAAAAGGCCCATTATAACGTGGCAATTTTTTTCACGGATATCTCAAAGAAAGATCAAAAGATAATAGATGCTTACATGGGGCCTGGGGGAGAGATCGAAGAAGAGATCCACATAACATAG
- a CDS encoding endonuclease III domain-containing protein: protein MKRTRHKKSLLRIYDLLYQRFGPRKWWPADTRLEIIVGAILTQNTSWANVEKAIANLKKAKALDLKQLSRTPKKRLAGLIRPAGYYNIKADRLKNFLTFLDSAHKNSLEKMLRQNTRVLRNELLSINGIGPETADSILLYAGKKPVFVVDAYTKRIFSRHRYINEDADYDQVQRLFMENLAPNVRLFNEFHALIVELGKNVCKSKKPLCGKCPIRRERHD, encoded by the coding sequence TTGAAAAGGACAAGGCATAAAAAGTCACTATTAAGGATCTACGATTTACTATACCAAAGATTCGGGCCAAGGAAATGGTGGCCCGCTGATACAAGATTAGAGATAATAGTAGGCGCCATACTAACGCAAAATACGTCTTGGGCCAATGTTGAAAAGGCGATCGCGAATCTAAAGAAAGCAAAGGCATTAGATTTAAAACAGCTTTCCCGGACCCCTAAGAAAAGACTTGCTGGTTTAATAAGGCCGGCGGGTTACTATAATATAAAAGCCGATAGACTAAAGAATTTTTTAACGTTTCTGGATAGCGCGCATAAGAATAGCCTGGAAAAGATGTTAAGGCAGAATACGCGCGTCCTGAGAAATGAGCTTTTAAGTATAAATGGTATAGGTCCTGAGACAGCTGACAGCATCCTTTTGTACGCGGGCAAAAAACCAGTATTTGTGGTAGACGCGTATACAAAGAGGATATTCTCAAGACATCGTTATATCAATGAAGATGCTGATTATGACCAGGTGCAAAGGCTCTTCATGGAAAACCTGGCGCCGAATGTAAGACTATTCAATGAATTTCATGCCCTGATAGTGGAATTGGGCAAGAATGTATGTAAGTCAAAAAAACCATTGTGCGGCAAATGCCCAATACGGAGGGAAAGACATGACTGA